Proteins found in one Miscanthus floridulus cultivar M001 chromosome 4, ASM1932011v1, whole genome shotgun sequence genomic segment:
- the LOC136552728 gene encoding probable calcium-binding protein CML22 yields MSATARCLEAMEGPGSGSSRFLLFPGKEHRTSVTAAEFKKWLKQFDADGDGRISRRELREAIGHRGAWFASVKAWCAVRRADMDRNGFVDDCEMESLVEFAENELGFLISKEPTPDGRNHCRW; encoded by the coding sequence ATGTCCGCCACGGCCAGATGCCTCGAGGCGATGGAAGGGCCGGGCTCGGGCAGCAGCAGGTTCCTGCTGTTCCCGGGGAAGGAGCACAGGACCAGCGTCACGGCGGCGGAGTTCAAGAAGTGGCTGAAGCAGTTCGACGCCGACGGCGACGGGCGGATCAGCAGGCGGGAGCTCCGGGAGGCCATCGGCCACCGGGGCGCGTGGTTCGCCAGCGTCAAGGCCTGGTGCGCCGTCCGCCGCGCCGACATGGACCGCAACGGCTTCGTGGACGACTGCGAGATGGAGAGCCTCGTCGAGTTCGCCGAGAACGAGCTGGGCTTCCTCATTTCCAAGGAGCCGACGCCCGACGGGCGCAACCACTGCAGGTGGTGA
- the LOC136552729 gene encoding calmodulin-like — protein sequence MAIRGVASIREDMTLEEFKEWLKQFDTDGDGRISRNELREALRRRGGWFTTWKSGRALRQADKNNSGFLDDSEIENLVAFAQKDLGMKISAW from the coding sequence ATGGCGATCCGGGGCGTCGCCTCCATCCGCGAGGACATGACGCTGGAGGAGTTCAAGGAGTGGCTCAAGCAGTTCGACACCGACGGCGATGGCCGGATCAGCCGGAACGAGCTCCGGGAGGCgctccgccgccgcggcggctggTTCACCACCTGGAAGAGCGGCCGCGCCCTTCGCCAGGCCGACAAGAACAACAGCGGCTTCCTGGACGACTCCGAGATCGAGAACCTCGTCGCCTTCGCCCAGAAGGATCTCGGCATGAAGATATCCGCCtggtag